The following are encoded in a window of Arthrobacter antioxidans genomic DNA:
- a CDS encoding AI-2E family transporter: MESDGALRHGSAGTAAAQRVESAPPEPVRVRIPTLFGMGLRVTGGVLTAVLLAAVLFSLRSVVMSVCAALFLALGLNPLVRRLRRAGMRRGGAVAVIGVAVAFLAAGLVSLVVPFVVTQVAAFVQVLPAAIRGVTEDEWFQRIDELTGGALMDGMESVGQALVSPEALTNIANGVVGAGVGAVNVVSSVIFIAILTLYFLAGLPRIKHGFYALLPASRRRTSVYLTERIADSVGKYLSGMVVLALLNATYSFILLTLTGVPFAALISIAAFFVTLIPLIGTILTTIVMTLAALLYSLPAAIVVLVAMLVYMQVEAYILTPRVMSKAVQVPGAWVLIAATAGGTLLGLPGALVAIPTAAACLLLVDNLVVPLRRIQ; the protein is encoded by the coding sequence GTGGAGTCCGACGGCGCCCTGCGTCACGGCTCGGCCGGCACGGCCGCGGCACAGCGGGTGGAATCGGCCCCGCCGGAACCCGTGCGGGTACGGATCCCGACCCTGTTCGGCATGGGGCTCCGGGTGACGGGCGGGGTCCTGACGGCAGTCCTCCTGGCCGCCGTGCTGTTCTCCCTGCGCTCGGTCGTCATGTCCGTCTGCGCCGCCCTGTTCCTCGCGCTCGGCCTCAACCCGCTGGTGCGCAGACTCCGCCGCGCCGGGATGCGCCGTGGCGGCGCAGTCGCCGTGATCGGGGTGGCCGTCGCCTTCCTCGCTGCAGGCCTGGTCTCCCTCGTCGTCCCGTTCGTCGTCACGCAGGTGGCGGCCTTCGTCCAGGTGCTACCGGCGGCGATCCGCGGCGTGACCGAGGACGAGTGGTTCCAGCGGATCGACGAACTGACGGGCGGAGCCCTGATGGACGGGATGGAGTCCGTGGGGCAGGCGCTCGTGAGCCCCGAGGCCCTGACCAACATCGCCAACGGCGTGGTCGGGGCCGGCGTGGGAGCCGTGAACGTCGTCTCGTCCGTGATCTTCATCGCCATCCTCACCCTCTACTTCCTGGCAGGGCTGCCGCGCATCAAGCACGGCTTCTACGCCCTCCTCCCGGCATCCCGGCGCAGGACCTCGGTGTACCTCACCGAGAGGATCGCCGACTCCGTCGGGAAGTACCTGAGCGGGATGGTGGTCCTGGCACTCCTCAACGCGACGTACAGCTTCATCCTCCTCACCCTCACCGGGGTGCCGTTCGCCGCGCTCATCTCGATCGCGGCGTTCTTCGTCACCCTGATCCCCCTCATCGGAACCATCCTCACGACCATCGTCATGACCCTTGCGGCACTGCTCTACTCGCTGCCCGCGGCCATCGTCGTCCTGGTCGCCATGCTCGTCTACATGCAGGTCGAGGCCTATATCCTGACGCCGCGTGTGATGAGCAAGGCCGTCCAGGTGCCCGGCGCGTGGGTGCTGATCGCGGCGACGGCCGGCGGGACGCTGCTGGGCCTGCCGGGAGCCCTCGTCGCCATCCCGACCGCCGCGGCATGCCTGCTGCTCGTCGACAACCTCGTCGTCCCGCTCCGCCGGATCCAGTAG
- a CDS encoding dihydrofolate reductase family protein: MRRLTAGLFSSVDGVVESPHLWQFDSFDSELGAGMDAMIGKVDTVLLGRQGYQEWADYWPRAEATDPFGSFINPVQKFVASRTLSGELGWTNASLMTAPLEEFVAGLKETDGGDIAVCASISLVRQLLFAGLLDSLMLMTHPVVAGAGRRLFEPADPVTRLELQDVAATSKGNVLASYGLRAL, from the coding sequence ATGCGCAGACTCACAGCAGGCCTCTTCTCCTCCGTCGACGGCGTCGTCGAATCCCCCCACCTGTGGCAGTTCGACAGCTTCGACTCGGAACTCGGCGCGGGCATGGACGCGATGATCGGCAAGGTGGACACCGTACTGCTCGGCCGGCAGGGGTACCAGGAGTGGGCCGACTACTGGCCACGGGCAGAGGCGACCGACCCGTTCGGCAGTTTCATCAACCCGGTGCAGAAGTTCGTGGCGTCGCGCACCCTCAGCGGCGAGCTCGGTTGGACGAACGCCTCCCTCATGACCGCGCCCCTGGAGGAGTTCGTGGCCGGACTGAAGGAGACCGACGGCGGGGACATCGCCGTCTGCGCCAGTATCTCCCTGGTCCGGCAGCTCCTGTTCGCCGGGCTGCTGGACTCGCTGATGCTGATGACCCACCCGGTGGTCGCCGGCGCCGGCCGCCGCCTGTTCGAACCAGCGGATCCCGTCACCCGACTGGAGCTGCAGGACGTGGCGGCCACCAGCAAGGGCAACGTCCTGGCCTCGTACGGACTCCGCGCCCTTTAG
- a CDS encoding DUF4031 domain-containing protein, with amino-acid sequence MAVLIDPPTWPAHGTVFSHLVSTSSLEELHAFAATAGLPRRAFDEDHYDVPERRYRDLVAQGAQEVAGADLVRALIASGLRVPARRRAPKLRAALTTRWEALMPEVPALGGELLDRWAEGHREYHTPAHLLAVLEALDLLLEPADEPLRAAVLLAAWFHDAVYEGSAGEDERASASLAAQRLQGIMPDAVVRDVERLVLLTATHDPAPEDRAGHLLCDADLAVLAGAPEAYARYVAAIRAEYGHIPQQAFTDGRRAVLKRLLTLEPLYRTATAQADWTGRAHMNLARELESL; translated from the coding sequence ATGGCCGTCCTGATCGATCCACCCACCTGGCCCGCGCACGGAACCGTGTTCTCCCACCTGGTCTCGACGTCGTCGCTCGAGGAGCTCCATGCGTTCGCGGCGACTGCGGGCCTCCCGCGCCGGGCCTTCGACGAGGACCACTACGACGTCCCGGAACGGCGGTACCGCGACCTCGTGGCCCAGGGTGCGCAGGAGGTCGCCGGGGCGGACCTGGTGCGCGCCCTGATCGCCAGCGGCCTCAGGGTCCCGGCCCGACGGCGGGCCCCGAAGCTGCGCGCCGCGCTGACGACCCGCTGGGAGGCACTGATGCCGGAGGTCCCGGCGCTCGGCGGGGAACTGCTCGACCGCTGGGCGGAAGGGCACCGCGAGTACCACACACCCGCCCACCTGCTGGCGGTCCTCGAGGCGCTGGACCTCCTGCTGGAGCCGGCCGATGAACCCCTGCGTGCCGCCGTGCTCCTGGCGGCCTGGTTCCACGACGCCGTGTACGAGGGGAGTGCCGGCGAGGACGAGCGCGCGTCCGCATCCCTTGCCGCGCAGCGCCTTCAGGGCATCATGCCCGACGCCGTCGTCCGGGACGTCGAACGCCTCGTCCTCCTGACGGCGACGCACGACCCGGCGCCGGAGGACCGCGCGGGCCACCTCCTGTGCGATGCGGACCTCGCGGTGCTCGCCGGCGCTCCGGAGGCCTATGCGCGCTATGTCGCGGCGATCCGCGCCGAGTACGGGCATATTCCGCAGCAGGCATTCACCGACGGGCGGCGTGCCGTCCTGAAGCGACTCCTGACACTCGAACCCCTCTATCGCACCGCGACGGCGCAGGCGGACTGGACGGGGCGGGCGCACATGAACCTGGCGCGGGAGCTCGAGTCGCTGTGA
- a CDS encoding MATE family efflux transporter: MRRSLPSNRRLSRSILRLAVPALGALIAEPLFLLADSAIVGHLGVEELAGVGLASTVLQTAVGLMVFLAYSTTPAVARLLGAGRLPEALAAGRDGVGLAVVLGVLLSVLGWATAPQLASLMGADGAVHSFAVDYLRWSMPGLTAMLVVLAATGVLRGLQDTRTPLIVAGAGFGVNIVLNYLLVYGAGMSVAGSALGTSLAQCGMAAVYLVMIVRASRGQRVPLVPSLRGIRRTAGVGSWLMLRTLSLRVAILATVFVATAQGPLSLASHQLVMTVFTFLAFALDALAIAAQALIGKELGSGNRPLAAALTRRMIIWGVAFGVVTGCLLAAVAPFVGWIFTPDPSVQAAFAAGLWVLAAFQPVCGLVFVLDGVLIGAGDARYLAVAGVVNLVVYLPLLGLVGMADLTGGEGIVWLWLAFGGGYMVARAATLAWRVRDDRWMVTGATRSTVVREA; encoded by the coding sequence GTGCGTCGATCCCTGCCCAGCAACCGCCGGCTCAGCCGCAGTATCCTCCGGCTCGCCGTCCCGGCCCTGGGCGCCCTGATCGCGGAGCCGCTCTTCCTGCTCGCCGACTCGGCGATCGTGGGACACCTCGGCGTGGAGGAGCTCGCCGGCGTAGGGCTCGCCTCCACGGTGCTGCAGACCGCCGTCGGGCTCATGGTCTTCCTCGCCTACTCCACCACGCCCGCCGTCGCCCGCCTGCTCGGTGCCGGACGCCTCCCCGAGGCGCTCGCGGCTGGGCGCGACGGCGTGGGCCTCGCCGTGGTGCTCGGGGTCCTCCTGTCCGTCCTGGGGTGGGCCACCGCTCCGCAGCTGGCGTCGCTCATGGGCGCCGACGGGGCGGTCCACTCCTTCGCCGTCGACTACCTCCGCTGGTCGATGCCGGGCTTGACCGCCATGCTGGTGGTGCTCGCGGCGACCGGTGTGCTGCGCGGGCTGCAGGACACGCGCACGCCGCTGATCGTCGCGGGTGCCGGGTTCGGCGTCAACATCGTGCTCAACTACCTGCTCGTCTACGGTGCCGGGATGTCCGTGGCCGGGTCCGCGCTCGGGACGAGCCTCGCCCAGTGCGGTATGGCCGCCGTCTACCTCGTGATGATCGTCCGCGCGTCCAGGGGACAGCGGGTGCCCCTGGTGCCGTCCCTGCGCGGCATCCGGCGCACGGCCGGTGTCGGGTCCTGGCTCATGCTGCGTACGCTGTCGCTGCGTGTGGCGATCCTCGCGACCGTGTTCGTCGCGACCGCGCAGGGACCCCTCAGCCTCGCCTCGCACCAGCTCGTCATGACGGTCTTCACGTTCCTCGCCTTCGCCCTCGATGCCCTGGCCATCGCCGCCCAGGCCCTGATCGGCAAGGAACTCGGCTCCGGGAACCGGCCGCTCGCGGCGGCACTCACGCGGCGCATGATCATCTGGGGCGTGGCGTTCGGCGTTGTCACCGGTTGTCTGCTGGCCGCAGTGGCGCCCTTCGTCGGGTGGATCTTCACCCCGGATCCGTCGGTCCAGGCGGCGTTCGCGGCCGGCCTGTGGGTGCTGGCCGCGTTCCAGCCGGTCTGCGGTCTCGTCTTCGTGCTCGACGGCGTCCTGATCGGGGCGGGCGACGCGCGCTACCTGGCGGTCGCCGGCGTCGTGAACCTGGTGGTGTACCTGCCGCTGCTGGGCCTGGTCGGGATGGCGGACCTGACCGGCGGCGAGGGCATCGTCTGGCTGTGGCTGGCGTTCGGCGGCGGCTACATGGTGGCGCGCGCGGCGACCCTGGCGTGGCGTGTCCGGGATGATCGCTGGATGGTGACCGGGGCGACGCGCAGCACGGTGGTGCGGGAGGCGTAG
- a CDS encoding SHOCT domain-containing protein, whose product MDINLWEVVWVVFTAALFAAYLAFLFVVLVDIFRNESLSGWSRALWVVLLVLLPLLASLAYLFAHGQTMALRNIRGSRADPGTAAAPTPDPTAQVASANELLRQGAITQEEFERLKRHSLQQASGTLPTGAAPRTPTG is encoded by the coding sequence GTGGACATCAACCTCTGGGAAGTCGTGTGGGTGGTGTTCACCGCCGCCCTGTTCGCCGCCTATCTGGCCTTCCTCTTCGTCGTCCTCGTCGACATCTTCAGGAACGAGTCCCTCTCCGGCTGGTCGCGAGCCCTCTGGGTGGTCCTGCTGGTGCTCCTCCCCCTCCTGGCCTCCCTCGCCTACCTGTTCGCCCACGGCCAGACGATGGCACTCCGCAACATCCGGGGATCCCGGGCCGATCCCGGCACCGCGGCAGCCCCCACACCCGACCCGACGGCGCAGGTCGCCTCCGCGAACGAACTCCTGCGCCAGGGCGCCATCACCCAGGAGGAATTCGAGCGACTCAAGCGGCACTCGCTCCAGCAGGCATCCGGGACGCTCCCCACCGGTGCCGCGCCACGCACGCCGACCGGCTGA
- a CDS encoding GAF domain-containing protein: MDEREPIIDAVRRSGMSDAQTWIQYFASGGSLSELEVAAYLEGETDIAPHERDLLAEVAREAPGLGPRRAVQQDDGAIPDFIRLLGAPGSAFLDAEAAERGRLESLEQLHLLDTPAEERFDAIVRRVAERFGCEIATLALIARHRQFIKSSVGEAHQDLDRTQVFCNATIRSSGALVVPDTLEDPRFRSHPFVAGAPHIRFYAGHPLRGPGGWLIGTICVMSLSPRPFTPADHQDLEDLAQEMQHEVYPGWKAWRLY; encoded by the coding sequence GTGGACGAGCGGGAACCCATCATCGATGCGGTGCGTCGATCCGGCATGTCCGATGCCCAGACGTGGATCCAGTACTTCGCGTCGGGCGGGTCGCTGTCGGAGCTCGAGGTGGCGGCCTACCTCGAGGGGGAGACCGACATCGCTCCGCACGAACGGGACCTTCTCGCCGAGGTGGCGCGGGAGGCCCCGGGCCTCGGTCCGCGCCGGGCCGTCCAGCAGGACGACGGCGCGATCCCGGACTTCATCCGGCTCCTCGGCGCACCAGGTTCCGCCTTCCTCGACGCGGAGGCGGCGGAACGCGGGCGCCTCGAGTCGCTGGAACAGCTGCACCTCCTCGACACGCCTGCCGAGGAGCGGTTCGATGCCATCGTCCGCCGGGTGGCGGAGCGATTCGGCTGCGAGATCGCGACGCTGGCCCTGATCGCCAGGCACCGCCAGTTCATCAAGTCCTCGGTGGGCGAGGCGCACCAGGACCTCGACCGGACGCAGGTGTTCTGCAATGCGACCATCCGCTCATCCGGGGCGCTCGTCGTGCCCGACACCCTGGAGGACCCGCGGTTCCGGAGCCACCCCTTCGTGGCCGGGGCACCGCACATCCGCTTCTATGCCGGCCATCCGCTGCGGGGTCCCGGAGGCTGGCTGATCGGGACGATCTGCGTCATGTCCCTCTCGCCCCGCCCCTTCACCCCCGCGGACCACCAGGACCTCGAGGATCTCGCGCAGGAGATGCAGCACGAGGTCTATCCGGGCTGGAAGGCCTGGCGCCTCTACTGA
- a CDS encoding iron chaperone, producing the protein MGSVDDALAALEGPDQECLRAVVATARVARPDAVDGVSYGLPALVLAGKPLLAVAATARHLSLYPFSSTVIGAVAPRLDGYSRSKGTIHFTADHPLSEDLVREIVRLRSREIEG; encoded by the coding sequence ATGGGATCCGTGGATGACGCACTCGCCGCGCTGGAGGGACCTGACCAGGAGTGCCTGCGCGCCGTGGTCGCGACGGCACGGGTTGCCCGGCCGGACGCCGTCGACGGTGTGAGCTACGGTCTGCCGGCCCTCGTCCTCGCCGGGAAGCCCCTGCTTGCCGTGGCCGCCACCGCCCGGCATCTCTCGCTGTATCCGTTCTCCTCGACGGTGATCGGTGCCGTGGCGCCGCGGCTCGACGGCTATTCCCGCTCGAAGGGGACCATCCACTTCACGGCCGACCATCCGCTGTCGGAGGACCTGGTCCGGGAGATCGTCCGCCTGCGGAGCCGTGAGATCGAGGGCTGA
- a CDS encoding sigma-70 family RNA polymerase sigma factor, with translation MQPPASSPVQDAAPATASFEQLLEASRRELTGYCYRMLGAASEAEDAVQETMLKAWSRKDSFAGRSALRTWLFRIAHNVCVDMLRSPQRRARPMDLGPSTRTADAVLGAPLTEGVFVQPIPDERVIDTSGDPAVVAELRDTVRLAFVAALQHLPPLQRSALILCEVLRWSAAEVAALLEVTPASVNSALQRARRTLADHAPAPHMPLENPAHKLLLARYLRAFEAYDMDLLVSLLRDDVVLSMPPFDLWLSGPADVRAWFVGKGSVCEGGRLIPIDVNGAGGFANYHVVEPDLWKPWAIQVIETDGGRIVGHHNFLYPEMFEAFGLPAVIDERPAAKDQPGTE, from the coding sequence ATGCAGCCGCCCGCCTCGTCTCCGGTGCAGGACGCAGCACCCGCAACGGCCTCGTTCGAACAGCTCCTGGAAGCGTCACGCCGCGAGCTGACCGGGTACTGCTACCGCATGCTCGGGGCGGCATCGGAGGCCGAGGACGCGGTCCAGGAGACGATGCTCAAGGCCTGGTCCAGGAAGGATTCCTTCGCCGGCCGGTCCGCCCTGCGCACCTGGCTCTTCCGGATCGCCCACAACGTCTGCGTCGACATGCTCCGCAGCCCGCAGCGCCGTGCCCGCCCCATGGACCTCGGGCCGTCCACGCGCACCGCCGACGCCGTCCTGGGTGCTCCGCTCACCGAGGGTGTATTCGTGCAGCCGATCCCCGACGAGCGGGTGATCGACACCTCGGGTGACCCCGCCGTCGTCGCCGAACTCCGCGACACCGTGCGCCTGGCCTTCGTGGCCGCCCTGCAGCACCTTCCACCCCTCCAGCGCAGCGCCCTGATCCTGTGCGAGGTGCTGCGGTGGTCGGCGGCCGAGGTCGCCGCGCTGCTCGAGGTCACTCCCGCGTCCGTCAACAGCGCCCTGCAGCGTGCGCGCAGGACGCTGGCGGACCATGCGCCCGCCCCGCACATGCCGCTGGAGAACCCGGCCCACAAACTCCTGCTCGCGCGCTACCTGAGGGCCTTCGAGGCCTACGACATGGACCTGCTCGTCTCACTGCTGCGGGACGACGTGGTCCTCTCCATGCCGCCGTTCGACCTGTGGCTCTCCGGACCGGCGGACGTCCGCGCCTGGTTCGTCGGCAAGGGCAGCGTCTGCGAGGGCGGTCGCCTCATCCCCATCGACGTCAACGGTGCCGGCGGGTTCGCCAACTACCACGTCGTGGAGCCCGACCTGTGGAAGCCCTGGGCCATCCAGGTCATCGAGACCGACGGCGGGCGCATCGTCGGCCACCACAACTTCCTCTACCCGGAGATGTTCGAGGCCTTCGGCCTGCCGGCGGTCATCGACGAGCGGCCGGCCGCGAAGGACCAGCCCGGCACCGAGTGA
- a CDS encoding DUF4287 domain-containing protein, which translates to MSFQAYLDAIEAKTGLTPRQLVDQAKERGLDAPDTKAGQIVSWLKEDYDLGRGHAMALVHVLKKGPTVSDRHVATGGSHSDPSTELWLDGKATKPEAASP; encoded by the coding sequence ATGTCATTCCAGGCATATCTGGACGCCATCGAGGCGAAGACCGGACTGACGCCGAGGCAACTCGTCGATCAGGCGAAAGAGCGCGGTCTCGACGCGCCCGATACGAAGGCCGGGCAGATCGTCTCCTGGCTCAAGGAGGACTACGACCTCGGCCGCGGGCACGCCATGGCGCTGGTCCACGTCCTGAAGAAGGGGCCGACCGTCAGCGACAGGCACGTGGCGACCGGTGGATCCCACAGCGACCCATCCACCGAGCTGTGGCTGGACGGCAAGGCGACGAAACCGGAGGCGGCGTCTCCCTGA
- a CDS encoding putative protein N(5)-glutamine methyltransferase: MHQPNGHPTPSRPDERELAARLRAAGCVFAEDEARLLADSGASEEALAVMIERRVAGHPLEHTLGWVDFCGLRLDVEPGVFIPRQRSALLVHCAAELTPIGATVLDLCCGSGALGAALAAAVEDLQLHASDISGAAVELARRNLAGRQAACYEGDLFDPLPSALRGGIDTILCNTPYVPTHRLPSLPREARMHEPRASLDGGTDGLDLQRRVARDARGWMAPGGHLLFEVAEEQERGCLRLLEDEGFQPWPRRLEEIGAIVVVGRQRSRRRGGSGDSPWGRRPADAAGRPGVVIGRPHRLRPETLHEG, from the coding sequence ATGCACCAGCCGAACGGCCACCCCACCCCGTCCCGTCCTGACGAGAGGGAGCTCGCGGCGCGCCTCCGGGCAGCAGGATGCGTGTTCGCCGAGGACGAGGCGCGACTGCTGGCGGACAGCGGGGCATCCGAGGAGGCTCTGGCAGTCATGATCGAGAGGCGCGTGGCAGGCCATCCCCTCGAACACACCCTGGGCTGGGTCGACTTCTGCGGACTGAGGCTGGACGTGGAACCCGGCGTCTTCATCCCCCGGCAGCGGTCCGCCCTGCTCGTGCACTGCGCGGCAGAACTGACGCCGATCGGCGCCACCGTGTTGGATCTCTGCTGTGGAAGTGGCGCGCTCGGTGCGGCACTCGCCGCCGCCGTGGAAGACCTCCAGCTTCATGCCTCCGACATCTCGGGCGCCGCCGTCGAGCTCGCGCGGCGCAATCTGGCCGGCCGGCAGGCCGCATGCTACGAGGGGGACCTCTTCGATCCGCTGCCCTCGGCACTCAGGGGCGGGATCGACACGATCCTGTGCAACACGCCCTACGTTCCCACCCATCGCCTGCCGTCGCTCCCCCGCGAGGCGAGGATGCATGAGCCGCGGGCAAGTCTCGACGGCGGGACGGACGGGTTGGACCTCCAGCGACGGGTGGCCCGCGACGCACGGGGGTGGATGGCGCCCGGCGGCCATCTCCTGTTCGAGGTGGCCGAGGAGCAGGAACGGGGGTGCCTCCGGCTCCTCGAGGACGAGGGCTTCCAACCCTGGCCCCGCCGCCTCGAGGAGATCGGCGCGATCGTCGTGGTGGGCCGTCAGCGGTCCCGGCGCAGGGGCGGCAGCGGCGACAGTCCCTGGGGCCGACGCCCGGCGGACGCGGCGGGGCGGCCCGGCGTGGTGATCGGGCGCCCCCACCGGCTGCGGCCGGAGACCTTGCACGAGGGGTAG
- a CDS encoding S1C family serine protease has protein sequence MTRTAGMRTPLIALMCALLLGVTGCTDTNGDDAAAPSQMQGGTGSPSSGTDTGTGAARSGAEEDMGIPDIVEAVQPSVVTIFTEEGLGSGVIYTEDGLILTNEHVIRGNEDVEVAFADGQRVSGTVEAADTVSDLALVQADRSDLPAATFQADLPRIGELAVVIGSPLGFENTATAGIVSGLHREIPGSAATSQSLVDLIQTDAAISPGNSGGAVVNGQGEIMGISEAYIPPSQGAVALGFAIPASIATEVAEELRADGTADHAFMGLAPGPLTPRIAEQLNLEDTTGVVVLSVPPGGPADDAGIRPGDIITRIGDEEISAPEDLLAALRQHDPGDTVPVQLRRDATTRTVDVTLADRPADR, from the coding sequence ATGACTCGGACCGCCGGGATGCGTACGCCCCTCATCGCCCTGATGTGCGCCCTCCTGCTGGGCGTGACCGGCTGCACGGACACGAACGGGGACGACGCCGCAGCGCCGTCGCAGATGCAGGGCGGCACTGGCTCTCCCTCCTCCGGCACGGACACCGGCACGGGTGCAGCCCGCTCGGGGGCCGAGGAGGACATGGGTATCCCCGACATCGTCGAGGCCGTGCAGCCCTCGGTGGTCACCATCTTCACCGAGGAGGGACTCGGCAGCGGGGTGATCTACACGGAGGACGGGCTCATCCTCACCAATGAGCACGTGATCCGCGGCAACGAGGACGTCGAGGTGGCCTTCGCCGACGGTCAGCGGGTGTCCGGGACGGTCGAGGCCGCGGACACCGTGTCCGACCTCGCCCTCGTACAGGCGGACCGGAGCGACCTCCCGGCCGCAACGTTCCAGGCCGACCTGCCGCGCATCGGCGAGCTCGCCGTCGTCATCGGTTCCCCGCTCGGTTTCGAGAACACCGCGACGGCGGGCATCGTCTCGGGACTGCACCGGGAGATCCCCGGCTCGGCGGCCACGAGCCAGTCGCTGGTGGACCTCATCCAGACGGACGCGGCCATCAGCCCCGGCAACTCCGGCGGCGCCGTCGTGAACGGGCAGGGCGAGATCATGGGCATCAGCGAGGCCTATATCCCGCCGTCACAGGGCGCCGTCGCCCTCGGGTTCGCGATCCCCGCCTCCATCGCCACGGAGGTGGCGGAGGAACTCCGGGCGGACGGCACGGCGGACCACGCGTTCATGGGCCTGGCTCCCGGCCCGCTCACGCCCCGGATCGCCGAACAGCTGAACCTCGAGGACACCACGGGAGTGGTGGTCCTGTCCGTCCCGCCCGGCGGGCCGGCCGACGACGCCGGCATCCGCCCGGGCGACATCATCACCAGGATCGGGGACGAGGAGATCTCCGCACCGGAGGACCTCTTGGCAGCACTGCGCCAGCACGATCCGGGTGACACGGTCCCCGTGCAGCTCCGACGGGACGCGACGACGCGGACGGTGGACGTGACGCTCGCGGATCGTCCGGCGGACCGCTGA
- a CDS encoding ANTAR domain-containing protein, producing MIDYQRDNGPGVPGLLQDMVLHSDDVEEFLTKLVTVAGRSLSADDEVLCGVTLLRARTKTTVASNGPHAQKLDEVQYEYDDGPCLRAAREGAVQYVRDFHAEERFPEYSRAIAGHGVRSALGVPIPLEGDATAALNFYSPLVDAFSEEAIAAARRFAEEVSASLRLAVRIAELTESSADMRAAMQSRTTIDLAVGVIMGQNRCSQDAAMSILKAASSARNIKLRDVAASVLESLGQGPVTLHFQ from the coding sequence TTGATCGATTACCAGAGAGACAACGGTCCGGGAGTGCCGGGCCTGCTGCAGGACATGGTCCTCCACAGCGACGACGTCGAGGAGTTCCTGACGAAACTCGTCACCGTGGCCGGGCGCAGCCTCTCGGCCGACGACGAGGTCCTGTGCGGTGTCACGCTGCTGCGGGCGCGGACCAAGACCACGGTCGCGAGCAACGGTCCGCACGCCCAGAAGCTGGACGAGGTCCAGTACGAGTACGACGACGGTCCGTGCCTGCGTGCCGCGCGCGAGGGCGCCGTCCAGTACGTCCGCGACTTCCACGCCGAGGAACGCTTCCCGGAATACAGCCGGGCGATCGCCGGTCACGGGGTCAGGTCCGCGCTGGGGGTCCCCATCCCGCTCGAGGGCGACGCGACGGCGGCCCTCAATTTCTACTCACCCCTGGTCGATGCCTTCAGCGAGGAAGCCATCGCGGCTGCTCGCCGTTTCGCGGAGGAGGTCTCGGCGTCGCTCCGTCTGGCGGTGCGCATCGCGGAACTGACCGAGTCCAGCGCCGACATGCGCGCCGCGATGCAGAGCCGGACCACGATCGACCTCGCCGTCGGCGTGATCATGGGGCAGAACCGGTGCTCCCAGGATGCCGCGATGTCCATCCTCAAGGCCGCGTCCAGTGCCAGGAACATCAAGCTGCGCGACGTCGCCGCGTCCGTCCTGGAGTCCCTGGGTCAGGGGCCGGTGACGTTGCACTTCCAGTAG